In one window of Chanodichthys erythropterus isolate Z2021 chromosome 23, ASM2448905v1, whole genome shotgun sequence DNA:
- the cnn3a gene encoding calponin-3a encodes MTQFNKGPAYGLSAEVKNKIAQKYDLQKEEELRFWIEEVTGMPIGDSFQKGLKDGVILCELINKLQPGSIRKINHTQLNWHKLENLGNFIKAILAYGLKPSDIFEANDLFENGNMTQVQTTLLALASMAKTKGMETNVDIGVKYADKQQRHFDDEKMKAGQCVIGLQMGTNKCASQAGMTAYGTRRHLYDPKTQTEKPYDQTTISLQMGTNKGASQAGMSAPGTRRDIYDQKVALQPVDNSTISLQMGTNKVASQKGMSVYGLGRQVYDPKYCATPTEPMIHANGSQGTGTNGSEISDSDYQAEYQEEEYQGEYHDEYRGHYNDQGIDY; translated from the exons ATGACTCAGTTTAACAAGGGACCAGCATACGGGTTATCTGCGGAGGTTAAAAACAAG ATCGCACAGAAATATGACCTACAGAAGGAAGAGGAGCTTCGTTTCTGGATCGAGGAGGTGACCGGCATGCCGATCGGAGACAGCTTTCAGAAAGGCCTCAAGGATGGCGTCATACTGTGCGA actgataaACAAACTTCAGCCTGGATCGATAAGGAAAATAAACCATACACAGTTAAACTGGCATAAG CTAGAGAACCTTGGAAATTTCATCAAAGCCATCCTAGCCTACGGGCTGAAGCCCAGTGACATCTTTGAAGCCAACGACCTCTTCGAAAACGGGAACATGACACAAGTCCAGACCACACTTCTTGCTTTAGCCAGTATG GCAAAGACCAAAGGCATGGAAACAAATGTCGACATTGGTGTGAAATACGCAGACAAGCAGCAGAGACATTTTGATGATGAGAAGATGAAGGCTGGCCAGTGTGTCATCGGACTTCAG ATGGGAACCAACAAATGCGCAAGCCAGGCTGGTATGACCGCCTACGGGACCAGGAGACACCTTTACGACCCCAAGACACAGACAGAGAAACCCTACGACCAGACCACCATCAGCCTGCAAATGGGCACCAATAAAGGAGCCAGCCAG GCTGGTATGTCTGCCCCAGGCACCAGGAGGGACATCTATGACCAGAAGGTAGCTCTGCAACCAGTGGACAACTCCACTATCTCATTGCAAATGGGAACCAATAAAGTGGCCTCTCAGAAGGGCATGAGCGTGTACGGGCTGGGACGGCAGGTTTACGACCCCAAGTATTGCGCCACCCCCACAGAGCCAATGATCCACGCCAATGGCAGCCAAGGCACAGGCACGAATGGCTCAGAAATCAGCGATAGTGACTATCAGGCTGAATATCAGGAGGAGG